From Candidatus Zixiibacteriota bacterium, one genomic window encodes:
- the trxA gene encoding thioredoxin, whose product MTELLQITEQNFETEVLKSDIPVLVDFWAEWCAPCRMIGPIVKELASEYDGKLRVAKLDVDSLGSIAQRYRILSIPTVIIFKNGEVASQIIGAVPKKDLVSQVEKAIA is encoded by the coding sequence ATGACTGAATTACTGCAAATCACGGAACAAAATTTTGAAACAGAAGTTCTTAAATCAGATATTCCGGTACTGGTCGATTTTTGGGCTGAATGGTGTGCTCCCTGTCGGATGATTGGTCCCATAGTCAAAGAATTGGCTTCGGAATACGATGGCAAATTAAGAGTTGCCAAACTTGATGTTGACTCGCTTGGTTCGATTGCTCAACGTTATAGAATATTGTCCATCCCTACAGTCATTATCTTTAAAAATGGCGAGGTTGCCTCGCAGATAATAGGCGCAGTTCCGAAAAAAGATTTGGTAAGCCAAGTTGAGAAAGCTATAGCATAG
- a CDS encoding CoA-binding protein, producing MTDNDFTDPDTIKDIIDDSQIIAVVGLSDKPNRASHGVASYLKREGYTVIPVNPNKDIILGEKSYPNLKSIPQPIDLVDIFRRSDAVGPIVDEAISIKAKAVWLQQDVINHDAAKKAADAGLKVVMNRCLFLEHTKLKS from the coding sequence GTGACAGATAACGATTTCACTGACCCTGATACTATCAAAGATATTATCGATGACAGCCAAATTATTGCGGTCGTAGGCCTTTCGGATAAACCGAATAGAGCCTCTCATGGCGTAGCATCATATTTGAAGCGAGAAGGCTATACGGTTATTCCGGTTAACCCCAATAAAGATATTATTCTTGGCGAGAAATCATACCCTAATCTGAAATCGATACCGCAGCCGATTGATTTGGTCGATATTTTCCGCAGAAGCGATGCTGTTGGCCCGATAGTTGATGAGGCTATTTCGATTAAGGCCAAAGCGGTCTGGCTTCAGCAGGATGTTATAAATCATGATGCCGCTAAGAAAGCCGCCGATGCCGGTTTAAAGGTAGTGATGAATCGCTGTCTGTTTTTGGAGCATACAAAACTGAAATCATAA
- a CDS encoding OsmC family protein: protein MIKPYVKIPKNVDTELQWTDGLKFEANTGSKHSVTMDASPEHGGADDGARPMETLLSALGGCTGMDLITILKKKRCHPEELKINLHGERVSTHPHVFKSITMEYLIWGSDITDEDVQWALSLSLDKYCSVASMLKKCCKLNYKWRIYNKK, encoded by the coding sequence ATGATTAAACCTTATGTGAAAATCCCCAAAAATGTTGATACCGAACTTCAATGGACAGATGGGCTTAAATTTGAAGCAAATACCGGTTCGAAGCATTCGGTTACAATGGATGCTTCACCCGAGCATGGCGGGGCTGATGATGGCGCCAGACCTATGGAAACATTGCTCTCAGCTTTAGGCGGCTGTACCGGTATGGACTTAATTACAATTTTGAAAAAGAAAAGATGTCATCCTGAAGAGCTTAAAATCAACCTGCATGGCGAGCGGGTTTCCACTCATCCTCATGTATTCAAATCAATTACTATGGAATATCTAATATGGGGTTCCGACATTACCGATGAAGATGTGCAATGGGCATTAAGCCTGTCGCTTGATAAATATTGCTCAGTAGCGTCGATGCTTAAAAAATGCTGCAAACTGAATTATAAATGGCGAATTTACAACAAGAAGTAA